In a genomic window of Brettanomyces nanus chromosome 1, complete sequence:
- a CDS encoding uncharacterized protein (BUSCO:EOG09343ZVY), which translates to MSSSLPVGITVPPPEVRLMIEKTAGYVSRNGASFEQRIKAKEATNYKFQFLLDNDPYNGYYKYVLKEIKDGNFNQVNAAPGGIKVDTATEENDEAADTLKEPPALEFLPDERDLKLAPVDLSAIKLAAQLVAVNEDSFIELLLEFGGKNEMIGTQLQFLNESHSLHKTFVFYLRCYKKILNEKEQIETKFGKFDQVEFLDRCFQRAEYEKKQKTESAKKQGQQEKEMIEYASIDWQDFFVVETVEFTDLDDVAQLETPLNRNELEYRSLIQKKASSLIEEAPPDYEDNQNEAHQYREKSLRPSPHRPTSHRPVPQGIKILAPGESRLKRNHEGNQYDSVTREKLLRCPLTGKLIPESKFARHISILLRDPKYKQEKQRYEAKFRYGTNLVPEQIYENIKSLVDETEDDHDSKKRKVIWNGSDSTISQTKRQAYRNRDYQEEKRSKREREEELNHIGPKRA; encoded by the coding sequence ATGTCATCTTCACTCCCTGTGGGAATCACAGTTCCTCCACCGGAGGTTCGGTTGATGATAGAGAAGACAGCCGGGTATGTTTCCCGAAATGGTGCATCTTTTGAGCAGCGaatcaaagccaaagaagctACTAACTACAAATTCCAGTTTCTCCTAGACAATGATCCCTATAATGGATACTATAAATACGTTCTAAAGGAGATAAAGGACGGAAACTTTAATCAAGTGAATGCTGCGCCTGGTGGGATTAAAGTTGATACAGCGACTGAAGAGAACGATGAAGCTGCAGATACATTGAAAGAGCCTCCTGCCTTGGAGTTTCTTCCGGACGAGCGTGATCTCAAATTGGCTCCAGTTGATCTTTCGGCCATTAAGCTTGCTGCACAGCTTGTTGCAGTTAATGAAGACTCGTTTATTGAGCTACTACTAGAATTTGGAGGGAAAAACGAGATGATAGGTACTCAACTGCAATTTTTAAATGAGTCTCATTCGTTGCATAAGACATTTGTGTTTTACTTAAGATGCTACAAGAAAATACTAAACGAGAAGGAACAAATAGAGACTAAGTTCGGAAAGTTCGACCAAGTAGAATTCTTGGATAGATGTTTTCAAAGAGCCGAATacgaaaagaagcagaaaacAGAAAGTGCCAAGAAGCAGGGACagcaagagaaagagatgataGAATATGCATCAATTGACTGGCAGGACTTTTTTGTGGTAGAAACGGTGGAGTTTACggatttggatgatgtGGCTCAATTGGAGACTCCTTTGAACAGGAATGAATTGGAGTATAGGTCATTgattcaaaagaaagcGTCTTCTTTGATCGAAGAGGCTCCACCGGATTATGAAGATAATCAAAATGAGGCTCATCAGTATAGAGAAAAGTCTTTGAGGCCATCCCCTCATAGGCCCACTTCTCATAGACCTGTTCCTCAAGGAATAAAGATATTAGCCCCGGGAGAATCTCggttgaaaagaaatcacGAGGGGAATCAATACGATTCGGTGACCAGAGAGAAGCTACTACGCTGTCCATTAACTGGGAAACTTATTCCTGAATCCAAATTTGCTAGGCATATCAGTATTCTATTACGGGATCCTAAGTATAAGCAGGAAAAGCAGAGATACGAAGCTAAATTTAGGTACGGAACGAATTTGGTTCCAGAGCAAATCTACGAAAATATCAAGTCTCTCGTAGATGAGACAGAGGATGATCACGATTCGAAGAAGCGCAAAGTGATATGGAATGGATCCGACAGTACTATTTCACAGACTAAAAGACAGGCTTACAGGAATAGAGActatcaagaagagaagagatcaaaaagagaaagagaagaagaactaaACCATATAGGGCCCAAACGAGCATAA
- the PRE1 gene encoding Proteasome subunit beta type-4 (BUSCO:EOG09343TCI~MEROPS:MER0002676), producing MEIALGIRVKDGVILATSKAFTRGISVLKATDDKTRMLNDYNVLAFTGESGDTTQFAEYIQANIQLYTMREGSELNSKAIASYIRHELAKSLRTRKPYQVNVMLAGLDKGEEPFLSMIDYMGTRVDLPYAAHGYAAFYTMSLLDRHYKPDMNVQDGMKLLDMCEAELAKRFPVEFKGLLVKVVDKKGIRNVRGDTKVDDPEQ from the coding sequence ATGGAAATTGCACTTGGAATACGTGTTAAGGATGGAGTGATTCTTGCCACATCTAAGGCATTCACTCGAGGAATCTCTGTGTTGAAGGCCACAGATGATAAAACCCGAATGCTCAATGATTATAATGTGCTTGCCTTCACCGGCGAATCCGGTGATACAACACAGTTTGCAGAATATATACAGGCAAATATTCAGTTATATACTATGAGAGAGGGTTCGGAGCTTAATTCCAAAGCCATTGCCTCCTATATAAGGCAcgaattggccaaatcaCTCAGAACTAGGAAGCCTTACCAGGTGAATGTGATGTTGGCAGGACTAGACAAAGGTGAAGAGCCTTTCCTTTCAATGATAGATTATATGGGAACTCGTGTGGATTTGCCTTATGCTGCTCATGGTTATGCTGCCTTCTATACCATGTCTCTATTGGATCGTCATTATAAACCTGATATGAATGTGCAAGACGGTATGAAGTTGTTAGACATGTGCGAAGCGGAGCTTGCAAAAAGATTTCCAGTTGAATTCAAGGGGTTGTTGGTGAAGGTTGTTGATAAGAAGGGTATTAGAAATGTGAGAGGTGATACCAAAGTTGATGATCCAGAGCAATAG